One window of Agromyces rhizosphaerae genomic DNA carries:
- a CDS encoding DUF4240 domain-containing protein codes for MAEEEITSEELLRRVDEWGRRDNLDQYGFVGGRLTQGWATRVVSTIRGVYTDKVLFHTSARDRRGIGVSVGGSVRVIARTQFDIVDPLGPVIVSDRVLPAAIDDPVEWVSWAVDAIETAEQRDEGRQPLPDDAFWELVHELGGEVSEASAERLARLLADLSDHMPYDFMDALDRKLFELDAPGNTVGLAGDPDEIDYDASLMYRCEIIARGRAAFEAHVRDPRPGVPGVDGLSTPELLYVYEDATGKPLPVRSWPISTGTNPQYWPDAESLRPSRRRVDDRPPPGPFSARVQLESIFGGGESGWPRGFAAFVTGPNHVREFLGSVVDHTQEGAQQQVSTLVGTHLAAGETIATVILTDDYGTIARGQPIVTLRRPSRLGMDDFLSRFHRGERVGSAD; via the coding sequence ATGGCCGAAGAAGAGATCACGTCAGAGGAGTTGCTGCGCCGCGTCGACGAGTGGGGCCGGCGAGACAATCTCGATCAGTACGGATTCGTCGGCGGCCGGTTGACGCAGGGCTGGGCGACGCGGGTCGTGTCGACGATCCGCGGCGTCTACACCGACAAGGTGCTGTTCCACACCTCCGCGCGCGACCGGCGCGGCATCGGGGTGAGCGTCGGCGGGTCGGTGCGAGTGATCGCCCGCACGCAGTTCGACATCGTCGATCCGCTCGGCCCCGTGATCGTGTCCGATCGCGTCCTCCCGGCAGCCATCGACGACCCCGTCGAGTGGGTGTCGTGGGCCGTCGACGCGATCGAGACGGCCGAGCAGCGCGATGAGGGCCGTCAGCCGCTCCCCGACGACGCCTTCTGGGAGCTCGTGCACGAGTTGGGCGGCGAGGTCAGCGAGGCCTCCGCGGAGCGGCTCGCGCGGCTGCTGGCAGACCTCTCCGATCACATGCCCTACGACTTCATGGACGCGCTCGATCGCAAGCTGTTCGAGCTCGACGCGCCCGGCAACACCGTCGGACTCGCCGGCGACCCGGACGAGATCGACTATGACGCGTCGCTGATGTACCGCTGCGAGATCATCGCCCGCGGTCGTGCCGCGTTCGAAGCCCATGTCCGCGACCCACGGCCGGGCGTACCGGGGGTCGACGGGCTCTCGACTCCGGAGCTGCTCTACGTCTACGAGGATGCGACAGGCAAGCCCCTCCCCGTGCGGAGTTGGCCGATCTCGACCGGGACGAATCCGCAGTACTGGCCCGACGCCGAGTCGCTTCGCCCGTCGCGCAGGCGCGTCGATGACCGGCCCCCGCCCGGCCCGTTCTCCGCCCGGGTGCAGTTGGAGAGCATCTTCGGCGGCGGCGAGAGCGGATGGCCGCGCGGCTTCGCGGCGTTCGTCACCGGGCCGAACCACGTTCGCGAGTTCCTCGGCAGTGTCGTCGACCACACGCAGGAGGGGGCGCAGCAGCAGGTGTCCACGCTCGTCGGGACGCACCTCGCTGCGGGAGAGACGATCGCCACGGTGATCTTGACCGACGACTACGGCACCATCGCGAGGGGCCAGCCGATCGTCACGCTGCGTCGCCCGAGCAGGCTGGGCATGGACGACTTCCTGTCGCGCTTCCACCGCGGGGAGCGCGTGGGCTCAGCCGACTAG
- a CDS encoding phosphotransferase family protein, whose protein sequence is MESVTKNRQTAATLRTLIARAYGADRLPTDDDFAHEITEGWFNVAYRITLRDGERVVLKIAPPAGVDVLTREVGMMRAELEAMRLVSTRTTVPVPRVDHVDLTHEVVDADLFFMEYIDADNFGFAAADGRLGAEVVAIATRELGAMNREINSIVGPHFGPLLGPGAATWREAFTTMVEDTLVDGERVRIDLGRHPDAFRAVLANHADTLDGVTVPRLVEVDLWTKNSMIRDGRIVAILDHERAIYGDPLMEAGLTGLDMPAFGDPSDFMAGFGLGALDAEQRTRRRLYSLYLALIMVVETKYRGHTDTEVYDFGRRELDALMERFAAGEG, encoded by the coding sequence ATGGAGAGCGTCACAAAGAATCGCCAGACGGCCGCCACCCTGCGCACCCTGATTGCGCGCGCCTACGGGGCCGACCGCCTGCCGACCGACGACGACTTCGCCCACGAGATCACCGAGGGGTGGTTCAACGTCGCGTACCGCATCACGCTGCGCGACGGGGAGCGGGTGGTGCTGAAGATCGCGCCCCCCGCGGGGGTCGACGTACTCACGCGCGAGGTCGGCATGATGCGCGCCGAACTCGAGGCGATGCGGCTGGTTTCGACCCGCACGACGGTGCCCGTGCCGCGCGTCGACCACGTCGACCTCACGCACGAGGTCGTCGACGCTGACCTGTTCTTCATGGAGTACATCGACGCCGACAACTTCGGGTTCGCGGCAGCCGACGGCCGGCTCGGCGCTGAGGTGGTGGCGATCGCCACGCGCGAGCTCGGCGCCATGAACCGGGAGATCAACTCCATCGTCGGCCCGCACTTCGGGCCACTCCTCGGCCCAGGAGCGGCAACGTGGCGCGAGGCGTTCACCACCATGGTCGAGGACACCCTCGTCGACGGGGAGCGGGTCCGCATCGACCTCGGCCGGCACCCGGACGCGTTCCGCGCGGTGCTCGCCAACCATGCGGACACCCTCGACGGCGTGACCGTGCCCCGTCTCGTCGAGGTCGACCTCTGGACCAAGAACTCGATGATCCGCGACGGGCGCATCGTGGCGATCCTCGACCACGAGCGGGCGATCTACGGTGATCCGCTGATGGAGGCGGGCCTGACCGGGCTCGACATGCCCGCGTTCGGCGACCCGTCCGACTTCATGGCGGGCTTCGGCCTCGGCGCACTCGACGCCGAGCAGCGCACGAGGCGTCGCCTCTACTCGCTGTACCTGGCGCTCATCATGGTCGTCGAGACGAAGTATCGCGGCCACACCGACACCGAGGTCTACGACTTCGGCCGCCGTGAGCTCGACGCCCTGATGGAGCGGTTCGCCGCCGGCGAGGGATAG
- a CDS encoding helix-turn-helix domain-containing protein, translating to MGDRFDTERAGALVAAARADRGMSQTELARAAGMSQPNVAAIESGRRVVSAEVLERLLRAADYRPSIPLEESADEIVAAGERHGLRDIRVFGSIARGSDHFASDIDLLARVDDERGYFDIAMFQNAVEAITGFPVDVVVDDAGRPAFLDDAELVAL from the coding sequence ATGGGCGATCGGTTCGATACGGAGCGCGCGGGCGCGCTGGTCGCCGCCGCGCGCGCGGACCGAGGCATGTCGCAGACGGAGCTCGCACGCGCCGCAGGCATGAGCCAGCCCAACGTCGCCGCCATCGAATCGGGTCGGCGCGTGGTCAGCGCCGAGGTGCTCGAGCGACTGCTCCGCGCGGCCGACTACCGGCCCAGCATCCCGCTCGAGGAGTCGGCTGACGAGATCGTGGCGGCGGGCGAGCGCCACGGTCTTCGCGACATCCGAGTCTTCGGTTCCATTGCACGCGGCAGCGACCACTTCGCCTCCGACATCGATCTGCTCGCCCGCGTGGACGACGAGCGCGGCTACTTCGACATCGCGATGTTCCAGAACGCCGTCGAGGCAATCACCGGCTTCCCGGTCGACGTCGTGGTCGACGATGCGGGCCGCCCCGCGTTCCTCGACGACGCGGAACTCGTGGCGCTGTGA
- a CDS encoding antitoxin encodes MSDESRERRFVRRPRTGEDASTLEATRARFSESLDAIETFLGHAVAGGRAAFERNSPAYASGSMAIIRTAALFEEDEFRQFLGNVPMEVERGIATTRNIVSHSGYRAMNDDVFWATLTVHLPPYLATWRAAARVPPTA; translated from the coding sequence GTGAGCGACGAGAGTCGCGAGCGCCGATTCGTACGACGGCCGCGAACCGGGGAGGATGCGTCGACACTCGAGGCCACCCGCGCACGATTCAGCGAGAGCCTCGACGCGATCGAGACGTTCCTGGGCCACGCGGTCGCGGGCGGCCGCGCCGCATTCGAGCGCAACTCCCCCGCGTATGCGTCCGGATCGATGGCGATCATCCGCACCGCGGCGCTCTTCGAGGAGGACGAGTTCCGGCAATTCCTCGGCAACGTGCCGATGGAAGTCGAACGCGGCATCGCGACGACGCGCAACATCGTCTCTCACTCGGGGTATCGAGCGATGAACGACGACGTGTTCTGGGCGACGCTCACGGTGCACCTTCCGCCGTACCTCGCTACGTGGCGGGCTGCCGCCCGGGTGCCACCCACCGCGTGA
- a CDS encoding SCO7613 C-terminal domain-containing membrane protein has translation MRANRCGRCGADYAEFGTELWEASQRAAEALGDRQAVLDRVPVIALDAVAASVPPVASAPSIAVPSATPEQASSATVQSVLAIAGAGLVAVAAVVFAFFNPDLAGSGVRAAILAPIAAAFLGAAVVLVRRELRFSAEAVGGLGLVFTALTVAASIPLLPAALDPWVAIAIATLAGAWPMALLAIRLRLRVWLWSSLIALAFVPRLLGSASPEPAGAIAGTLTAAAAAAALVAWTVRLRSRVGTRLTAEIVTLTVLQAAFAVVALIQSVYVPGIVPTAPAFIVSASALVVAMIAVASARRPAGGFWSFVAGGSAVLSAVTATVGVFAERVPSAWLWALVPSAAVATLVTIGAARPLHRRVRAPYLFGGAVAAVGTAAAPPTAIALVALITVVSLGGRARTIAVDPVEPPIAVAMAALALGLGVFAWTTRATREGRGPGRAGAGEPGPAPSSTEPAAKSAALAPRPMGTAWLGTLGQWYGVLALLLAMALPAVPPGAGIALGLVLGVALAVVATRTPVRAAGLTRRLPVVIGAHLVVLLAAALSWQHPETTVWAGIGAVGAIAVLAGTVPASARFVHTGIGFAYALVVLATGLGRADVAEIAVLSLTTSAAGVVAIVATFQRRVPPRSWGAILAVTAVPFVVGVALVLVERSGWTALSTGVILLLALALTVTRRAGLGTSLRAVAASLVVPSASVVAVCLGAQFLETSGSPAVLPVVAVLVAIMLPSTTAIRAALEPRVGARDAAAVRLAIEGSSLAAAVIAVVLALAREAAGAPTSLVVLLVLGVGFAVQAHSMGRRYGWWLAGAAFSGALWSLWSLIGVSSVEAHLLPPALAAALIAVVRTARGARATWLFAAGLLAAIVPLLLVLAVAGSGAAYPWRAYGLIAAALALVGVGTLLGRTRGERMRRLDVLRPAILTVVIVAAAAAPIEGARWGLGLDAAPATPAVAWALGLGVVAAAAAATAARMLRTGAPAGSRLRTTRWLAAPAVLTATVGVWPTIESDWSAIWIMWALLLALLIVMVVAADRALRGGRFLPPVWFLFAVAFVTAVVAWSPRELRVEWFSLPLGSFLVLAGTLGLRAAAGGSGGELRSLPSWPAGRAGSWPLLAPGIVVTLSASVAATYTDPQTWRAILVMVLALAAILVGASLRLAAPFVLGVVVLPIENLLAFLVQIGRGIESMPWWITLSVVGAVLLIIAVTYERRAGESAGFAARLGDLR, from the coding sequence GTGCGTGCGAACCGGTGCGGGCGGTGCGGCGCCGACTACGCCGAGTTCGGCACTGAGCTCTGGGAGGCATCGCAGCGCGCGGCCGAGGCGTTGGGCGACCGCCAGGCCGTGCTCGACCGGGTGCCAGTCATCGCACTGGACGCGGTCGCGGCATCCGTGCCGCCCGTCGCATCTGCGCCGAGTATCGCCGTACCGAGCGCGACGCCCGAGCAGGCGTCATCCGCGACCGTGCAGTCGGTGCTCGCCATCGCCGGAGCAGGACTCGTCGCCGTCGCCGCCGTCGTGTTCGCGTTCTTCAACCCCGACCTCGCAGGCTCAGGCGTGCGAGCGGCCATCCTTGCCCCGATCGCCGCCGCGTTCCTCGGCGCCGCCGTCGTGCTGGTGCGGCGCGAACTGCGCTTCTCGGCCGAGGCCGTCGGCGGGCTCGGCCTGGTGTTCACCGCACTCACCGTCGCCGCATCGATTCCGCTGCTCCCCGCGGCGCTTGACCCGTGGGTGGCGATCGCGATCGCGACGTTGGCCGGCGCCTGGCCGATGGCCCTGCTCGCGATCCGGCTGCGACTGCGCGTGTGGCTCTGGAGCTCGCTCATCGCGCTCGCATTCGTGCCACGCCTGCTGGGGTCCGCGTCGCCCGAGCCGGCGGGGGCGATCGCGGGCACGCTCACCGCCGCGGCCGCTGCCGCGGCGCTGGTCGCATGGACCGTGCGGCTCCGATCCCGCGTCGGCACGAGGCTCACGGCCGAGATCGTGACGCTCACCGTGCTGCAGGCCGCCTTCGCCGTCGTCGCGCTGATCCAGTCGGTGTACGTGCCGGGCATCGTGCCGACCGCGCCCGCGTTCATCGTGAGTGCGTCGGCCCTCGTCGTGGCAATGATCGCCGTGGCATCGGCCCGCCGGCCGGCAGGCGGCTTCTGGAGTTTCGTCGCGGGCGGATCCGCAGTGCTGTCCGCGGTCACGGCGACCGTGGGCGTCTTCGCCGAGCGGGTCCCCTCCGCGTGGCTGTGGGCGCTCGTGCCGTCGGCCGCCGTGGCCACCCTCGTAACGATCGGCGCCGCGCGCCCGCTGCACCGCCGGGTGCGAGCGCCGTACCTCTTCGGCGGGGCCGTCGCCGCGGTCGGCACCGCCGCGGCGCCCCCGACTGCCATCGCCCTCGTGGCGCTCATCACGGTCGTCTCGCTCGGCGGTCGGGCGAGGACGATCGCCGTCGACCCGGTCGAACCCCCGATCGCCGTCGCGATGGCCGCGCTGGCCCTCGGGCTCGGCGTATTCGCCTGGACGACCCGCGCGACGAGAGAGGGACGTGGTCCCGGCCGGGCGGGTGCAGGGGAGCCCGGTCCCGCCCCCAGCAGTACGGAGCCGGCCGCGAAGTCGGCAGCCCTCGCGCCGCGCCCGATGGGCACCGCCTGGCTCGGCACCCTGGGACAGTGGTACGGCGTGCTCGCGCTGCTGCTGGCAATGGCGCTCCCCGCTGTGCCGCCCGGTGCCGGCATCGCGCTCGGCCTGGTGCTCGGCGTCGCGCTCGCGGTCGTCGCGACGCGCACGCCCGTTCGCGCCGCGGGTCTCACGCGTCGCCTGCCGGTCGTGATCGGGGCGCATCTGGTGGTGCTCCTCGCCGCCGCGCTGTCGTGGCAGCATCCCGAGACGACGGTCTGGGCGGGCATCGGGGCTGTCGGCGCCATCGCCGTCCTCGCCGGAACCGTCCCCGCGTCTGCGCGGTTCGTGCACACCGGCATCGGGTTCGCCTACGCGCTGGTCGTGCTTGCGACCGGGCTCGGGCGTGCGGATGTCGCGGAGATCGCGGTGCTGAGCCTCACCACGAGTGCCGCGGGGGTCGTCGCGATCGTCGCCACGTTCCAGCGGCGGGTCCCGCCGCGATCGTGGGGTGCGATTCTGGCCGTCACGGCCGTGCCCTTCGTCGTCGGCGTGGCGCTGGTGCTGGTCGAGCGCAGCGGGTGGACGGCGTTGTCCACCGGGGTGATCCTCCTGCTGGCCCTCGCGCTCACCGTGACCCGACGCGCTGGCCTCGGCACGTCGCTCCGCGCCGTCGCTGCGAGCCTCGTCGTACCCTCAGCGTCGGTGGTCGCGGTGTGCCTGGGCGCGCAGTTCCTCGAGACGAGCGGGTCGCCCGCCGTGCTGCCGGTCGTCGCGGTCCTGGTCGCCATCATGCTCCCGTCGACCACAGCGATCCGGGCCGCCCTCGAGCCGCGCGTCGGTGCTCGGGATGCCGCTGCGGTCCGCCTCGCGATCGAGGGCTCGTCCCTGGCCGCCGCGGTGATCGCAGTCGTGCTGGCGCTGGCACGCGAAGCGGCCGGCGCGCCCACCTCACTCGTCGTGCTGCTTGTACTGGGCGTCGGGTTCGCGGTTCAGGCGCACTCCATGGGGCGCCGCTACGGCTGGTGGCTCGCGGGTGCGGCGTTCTCGGGAGCGCTCTGGAGCCTCTGGTCGCTCATCGGCGTGAGCTCGGTGGAGGCGCACCTGCTCCCTCCGGCGCTCGCCGCGGCGCTCATCGCGGTCGTGCGCACGGCGCGGGGCGCACGGGCGACCTGGCTGTTCGCCGCCGGGCTGCTCGCGGCGATCGTGCCGCTCCTGCTCGTCCTCGCCGTAGCCGGGAGCGGCGCCGCCTACCCGTGGCGCGCCTACGGCCTGATCGCCGCCGCATTGGCGCTCGTGGGCGTGGGTACGTTGCTCGGTCGCACTCGGGGCGAGCGGATGCGCCGCCTCGACGTGCTGCGCCCCGCCATCCTCACCGTGGTCATCGTCGCTGCGGCGGCGGCACCCATCGAGGGAGCCCGCTGGGGCCTCGGGCTCGATGCGGCGCCTGCAACGCCAGCCGTCGCCTGGGCGCTCGGCCTCGGTGTGGTGGCCGCGGCCGCCGCCGCGACGGCCGCTCGCATGCTCCGCACCGGCGCGCCGGCCGGTTCGCGGCTGCGGACAACGCGCTGGCTCGCCGCTCCCGCGGTGCTCACGGCGACGGTCGGGGTCTGGCCGACGATTGAGTCGGACTGGTCCGCGATCTGGATCATGTGGGCGCTGCTCCTGGCGCTACTCATCGTCATGGTGGTCGCGGCCGACCGGGCGCTCCGCGGTGGCCGGTTCCTGCCCCCGGTGTGGTTCCTGTTCGCGGTCGCCTTCGTGACGGCCGTGGTCGCTTGGAGCCCCCGCGAGCTCCGCGTCGAGTGGTTCTCCCTCCCGCTCGGGAGCTTCCTCGTGCTTGCGGGCACCCTCGGGTTGCGGGCCGCCGCCGGCGGCTCCGGCGGGGAGCTCCGGTCCCTCCCGTCGTGGCCCGCCGGCCGGGCTGGCTCGTGGCCGCTCCTGGCGCCCGGGATCGTCGTGACCCTCAGCGCCTCGGTCGCGGCGACCTACACCGATCCGCAGACCTGGCGGGCGATCCTCGTCATGGTGCTCGCGCTCGCCGCGATCCTCGTCGGGGCGAGCCTGCGGCTCGCCGCCCCGTTCGTGCTCGGCGTCGTGGTGCTGCCGATCGAGAACCTGCTGGCGTTCCTGGTGCAGATCGGCCGCGGCATCGAGTCCATGCCGTGGTGGATCACCCTGTCAGTGGTCGGCGCCGTGCTGCTCATCATCGCCGTGACCTACGAGCGACGAGCGGGCGAGAGCGCCGGGTTCGCGGCGCGACTCGGCGACCTGCGCTGA
- a CDS encoding helix-turn-helix domain-containing protein — MAIIINLDVQLARRKMSVAEFATAIDITPANVSVLKNGRAKAVRFTTLDAICRVLECQPGDILEWVPDEADASAAAEGAEA, encoded by the coding sequence GTGGCGATCATCATCAACCTCGACGTCCAACTCGCTCGGCGGAAGATGTCGGTCGCCGAGTTCGCCACCGCGATCGACATCACCCCGGCGAATGTCTCAGTCCTGAAGAACGGGCGCGCGAAGGCGGTGCGGTTCACGACGCTCGACGCGATCTGCCGTGTACTGGAGTGCCAGCCCGGCGACATCCTCGAATGGGTGCCGGACGAAGCGGACGCATCGGCAGCAGCCGAGGGGGCCGAAGCGTGA
- a CDS encoding DUF2975 domain-containing protein — MQRTTIIVLKALMAILLALLLACQVFIVPAVATQSAVRYSEIAYLEIPGIIVGILFLVCVQVVMLCVWRLLSLVSEDAIFRESAFPAVDLSLGAVAFATFLVLVALVTLSFTGTLTPSITLLLVLGVVVGGGLWLLILVLRGLLRKALQLEHDLSEVV, encoded by the coding sequence ATGCAGCGTACGACGATCATCGTTCTGAAGGCTCTCATGGCCATCCTGCTCGCACTCCTGCTGGCCTGCCAGGTGTTCATCGTCCCGGCCGTCGCCACGCAGTCCGCCGTGCGCTACTCCGAAATCGCGTACCTCGAGATCCCCGGCATCATCGTCGGCATCCTCTTTCTCGTGTGCGTTCAGGTGGTGATGCTCTGCGTGTGGCGCCTGCTGTCGCTCGTGAGTGAGGACGCCATCTTCCGCGAGAGCGCCTTCCCCGCGGTCGACCTCAGCCTCGGCGCCGTGGCCTTCGCCACGTTCCTGGTGCTCGTCGCCCTCGTCACGTTGAGCTTCACGGGAACCCTCACCCCCTCGATCACGCTCCTACTCGTGCTCGGGGTCGTCGTCGGCGGCGGGTTGTGGCTCCTGATCCTGGTGCTCCGCGGGCTGCTCAGGAAAGCGCTGCAGCTGGAGCACGACCTGTCGGAGGTGGTCTGA
- a CDS encoding LacI family DNA-binding transcriptional regulator, whose protein sequence is MRRVGIRDVAARAGVSISTVSNALNRPQLVSEALVDRVRQAADQLGYVPLQAARQLRAGRSGLLGMTVINIANPFFAELVAGAEDAASASGLRVLVGNSSDDAAKERDHLELFERVQVEGALVSPFGETGPWLERLRRRGIPVVMVDSVDESGELPSVSLDDVAGGRMAARHLLDIGRRRLAFVGAREAVRQVRERLQGAREAVATVPGTTLEPIWTEQTTSERGIAFGEELADRAPEDRPDGIVTSNDHLAIGVLHGLVSRGVRVPEDVAVVGYDDIEFAAIATVPLTSVRQPSREMGRTAAELLLALISGEGDDVPRHVVYQPELMVRASTVAGSSRTTVGG, encoded by the coding sequence ATGAGGCGAGTGGGCATCCGCGATGTCGCCGCGCGCGCCGGAGTGTCGATCAGCACCGTCTCGAACGCACTCAACCGGCCGCAGCTCGTGAGCGAGGCGCTCGTCGACCGGGTCCGGCAGGCGGCCGACCAGCTCGGCTACGTGCCACTGCAGGCCGCCCGCCAGCTGCGCGCCGGCCGCAGCGGGCTGCTCGGCATGACCGTGATCAACATCGCCAACCCGTTCTTCGCCGAGCTCGTCGCGGGCGCCGAGGACGCGGCATCTGCCTCGGGCCTCCGGGTGCTGGTCGGCAACAGCAGCGACGATGCGGCGAAGGAGCGCGACCACCTCGAGCTCTTCGAGCGCGTGCAGGTCGAGGGCGCGCTCGTCAGCCCGTTCGGCGAGACCGGGCCGTGGCTCGAGCGGCTGCGGCGCCGCGGCATCCCGGTCGTGATGGTCGACTCGGTCGACGAGTCCGGGGAGCTGCCGTCGGTGTCCCTCGACGACGTCGCCGGCGGGCGCATGGCCGCCCGGCACCTGCTCGACATCGGCCGTCGGCGCCTCGCGTTCGTGGGCGCACGCGAGGCGGTGCGTCAGGTGCGCGAGCGGCTCCAGGGCGCGCGCGAGGCGGTCGCGACGGTGCCCGGGACGACGCTCGAGCCCATCTGGACCGAGCAGACGACCTCGGAGCGCGGCATCGCCTTCGGCGAGGAGCTCGCGGACCGGGCCCCCGAGGACCGGCCGGACGGCATCGTGACCTCCAACGACCACCTCGCCATCGGCGTGCTGCACGGCCTCGTGTCGCGCGGCGTGCGCGTGCCCGAGGACGTGGCGGTCGTCGGCTACGACGACATCGAGTTCGCGGCGATCGCGACCGTGCCACTGACGTCGGTCCGCCAGCCCTCGCGTGAGATGGGCCGCACGGCAGCGGAACTGCTGCTCGCCCTCATCTCGGGCGAGGGCGACGACGTGCCGAGGCACGTCGTCTACCAGCCCGAGCTCATGGTGCGCGCGTCGACGGTCGCCGGGTCGTCACGGACGACCGTCGGCGGCTAG
- a CDS encoding alpha/beta fold hydrolase, translating into MHARTPKRREVRARDGARIACAVLDGTGPPIVLLHGLAGSGREFLPTARAFPERRVVLVDQRGHGASTTLPADVSREAFVDDVVRVIDAVGNSPVDLVGQSMGAHTAMLVAAARPDLVRHLVLLEGNEGGGTAEEHEALGDFLRSWPVPFAGREQAAKALGGGPLARAWAADLAATADGFVPRFDADVMVRAITAVATPRWDEWERVTAPTLVVYGRDGMFTEHQRASFAARGRDVARVDLSTGSHDAHLDAFDEWIRALAGFLA; encoded by the coding sequence ATGCACGCCCGAACCCCGAAGCGGCGCGAGGTGCGTGCCCGCGACGGCGCGAGGATCGCCTGCGCGGTGCTCGACGGCACGGGACCGCCGATCGTGCTCCTGCACGGCCTCGCCGGCAGCGGCCGGGAGTTCCTGCCGACTGCGCGGGCGTTCCCTGAGCGACGGGTCGTGCTGGTCGACCAGCGCGGGCACGGCGCCAGCACGACGCTGCCCGCCGACGTCTCCCGCGAGGCGTTCGTCGATGACGTGGTCCGGGTGATCGACGCCGTGGGCAACAGTCCGGTCGACCTCGTCGGGCAGTCGATGGGCGCGCACACGGCGATGCTGGTTGCGGCGGCCCGGCCGGATCTTGTTCGACACCTGGTGCTGCTCGAGGGGAACGAGGGTGGCGGCACGGCCGAGGAGCACGAGGCACTCGGCGACTTCCTCCGATCGTGGCCGGTCCCGTTCGCAGGCCGGGAGCAGGCGGCGAAGGCACTCGGCGGAGGACCGCTCGCGCGCGCCTGGGCCGCCGACCTCGCGGCGACCGCCGACGGCTTCGTGCCGCGCTTCGACGCCGACGTCATGGTCCGGGCCATCACGGCCGTCGCCACGCCCCGATGGGACGAGTGGGAGCGCGTGACGGCGCCCACCCTGGTCGTGTACGGGCGCGACGGCATGTTCACCGAGCACCAGCGCGCGAGCTTCGCGGCGCGCGGCCGTGACGTCGCTCGCGTCGATCTGTCGACCGGCTCGCACGACGCGCACCTCGACGCGTTCGACGAGTGGATCCGCGCGCTCGCCGGCTTCCTGGCCTAG
- a CDS encoding ABC transporter substrate-binding protein: MFSTKRAFAGVALATGAALALAGCAGGSESSGELDPDEEVTLDLAFWGNDVRADLYNQVIDAFEEEYPNITVNSTFLGYPEFWEKRQTEAAGGNLPDVMQFDYSYLRQYSENGLLLDLDQFLGGIIATDPLPDNILSIGVVGGTTYGIPTSTNAWGMYTNPTLLDEVGVDEFAGGSWDDYNDWMGEVADASGGEVFGGSDWTGRIQNFEVQLRSEGSYLFSDDGEAGFDEARLAEFWESGAGIREDGSVIAQQTLEEVAPLSGFGAALTVSELTWDNFGGGYLAELGEAYPELGLIAPPVTVEGAQDLYLKPSMLHSIAANTEYPEASATLVDFLINSEASGEIFGTNRGLPASETALAAAELDPLSQQIADYEASIADRLGDAPPVPINGYGTLEEKFRQLGTELGFGTITVDEAVSQFFGEMDVILG, from the coding sequence ATGTTCAGCACCAAGCGGGCATTCGCCGGAGTCGCACTCGCGACCGGCGCCGCACTGGCCCTCGCCGGCTGCGCCGGCGGATCCGAGTCGTCGGGCGAGCTCGACCCCGACGAGGAGGTCACCCTCGACCTCGCGTTCTGGGGCAACGACGTGCGCGCCGACCTCTACAACCAGGTCATCGACGCGTTCGAGGAGGAGTACCCGAACATCACGGTGAACTCGACCTTCCTCGGCTACCCCGAGTTCTGGGAGAAGCGCCAGACCGAGGCCGCGGGCGGCAACCTGCCCGACGTGATGCAGTTCGACTACTCGTACCTGCGCCAGTACTCCGAGAACGGGCTGCTGCTCGACCTCGACCAGTTCCTCGGCGGCATCATCGCCACCGATCCGCTGCCCGACAACATCCTCTCGATCGGCGTCGTCGGCGGCACCACCTACGGCATCCCGACCTCGACCAACGCGTGGGGCATGTACACCAACCCGACCCTGCTCGACGAGGTCGGCGTGGACGAGTTCGCGGGCGGCAGCTGGGACGACTACAACGACTGGATGGGCGAGGTCGCCGACGCGAGCGGCGGCGAGGTCTTCGGCGGCAGCGACTGGACCGGTCGCATCCAGAACTTTGAGGTGCAGCTGCGCTCGGAGGGCTCGTACCTCTTCAGCGACGACGGCGAGGCCGGCTTCGACGAGGCGCGACTCGCCGAGTTCTGGGAGTCGGGCGCGGGCATCCGCGAGGACGGCTCCGTGATCGCGCAGCAGACCCTCGAGGAGGTGGCCCCGCTCTCGGGCTTCGGCGCCGCGCTCACCGTGAGCGAGCTGACCTGGGACAACTTCGGCGGCGGCTACCTCGCCGAGCTCGGCGAGGCCTACCCCGAGCTGGGCCTGATCGCCCCGCCCGTGACGGTCGAGGGCGCGCAGGACCTGTACCTCAAGCCGTCGATGCTGCACTCGATCGCCGCGAACACCGAGTACCCCGAGGCGTCGGCGACGCTGGTGGACTTCCTGATCAACAGCGAGGCCTCCGGTGAGATCTTCGGCACCAACCGCGGCCTCCCGGCCTCGGAGACCGCGCTCGCGGCCGCCGAGCTCGACCCGCTGAGCCAGCAGATCGCCGACTACGAGGCGTCGATCGCCGACCGCCTCGGCGACGCCCCGCCCGTGCCGATCAACGGGTACGGCACGCTGGAGGAGAAGTTCCGCCAGCTCGGCACCGAGCTGGGCTTCGGCACCATCACCGTGGACGAGGCCGTGAGCCAGTTCTTCGGCGAGATGGACGTCATCCTCGGCTGA